Part of the Lolium rigidum isolate FL_2022 chromosome 6, APGP_CSIRO_Lrig_0.1, whole genome shotgun sequence genome, GTTGTGGGTAAGGGCTGgcacggacatgtcgaccacttTATTGTGCTTCAAATTGTGTCAACAGATTTTAGGGGTGCTGGTGGAAGTTTATTCTGTGGTTGGGACCCcgatagacatgttagggtttctATTGAGGtagtcggtggagatgctcttaccaccATCATCTCTCTTAGTTTAGTAATATGTATTAgttcatcccaaagcttaaggcttatattttttgaaaagtcaaaccaagtaaagtttgaccaatctCTTAGAAGagtctatcaacaaatatgatatttcttagattccatatgaaaatatatttcattttctatctaatgatattgattttgtattttgcatgtcaataatttttggtaaaaatttagtcaaacaggacatagtttgactttctaaaaaataaGTTTTAAgttttggaatggaggtagtatgtcaTTAAAATGCCTAATTACAATTTTTTGGGACAAAAATGCCTAGTTACAATTTTTTGGGACAAAAATGCCTAGTTACATGCTGGTATTACCTTTGTTTCCAAATGTTTTGGGGAGTTGTTTTTTCTACTTCTAAATGGAGATGCTCTATGCATCCCCACCGAAGGGAGAGTCGTCGCCCATCCCGGTGTCGTCGCCTTCTGCCTTCTCCTATCCATCCGCTGGTGGGGCAGCAGGTCGTAACCATCAGGCCTACAGCTAGGGGTCGAGCGGCTGGACAGATCGGCAAGTGTGCCGTTGCGGTCGCCGCCTCCCTGTTGCAGACCCTAGCCCTGCTGCCGCTCGTAGTTCGTCTCTCCGGTAAGGAAGAAGGCCGggtggtctctctctctctctatgtacaaTTGTTTCCAATATTTGAAAGCTGTGAAGATCAAGCAAGCTATGACCCAAAATGGTGCTAGTAGTCTCAACTCTGAAGTTTTGTCAGAATTAGTGCGAATCATTCATGTCTTGCTGTATGTATATCTATATAAGCATCAGGAACATGGACTGATTGTACCGACTATGGCTGCTTCTCTGTATTGTCAAGATTTTCTCAAATATTTCTTTCGTTCTTTTCTCAAGATGGGTGGGGGCGTTGACCTTCATGGTCTCGTATAAGTACTCATGTGATGAGATTGGGTGTAGCACCATCGGTAGAAACAAAACTCATTGCAGGTTCCACATGTCCTCGTGGAATCTCGAGGTAGCATCGGTAGTACTAATTGATTGGGCCGAGAAAGATACTTAACTAGTAATCAATCTATTCATTGGCATCGATGAATTTTATCAATTAAATAGGAGTATACCAATCTTACAGACTTGAGACTCCATCACAGCCAGAGACTACATATGTTTTACGCCAAACAGAGGGGGCTTTCGCAGCTAGTGTTGTTTGGGTATTCAATCATTTGCTCTTTCTTGGCTCCAGTATGCTGCAATTGAATCAGGACATCAAAAAATCTTAGGATTTTGTTCATTCCATTCTTCTTGTCCAGTTAATCCGCCTATGCCCCTACTGCATGTAGAGTAAGTTATGTCTTGGTAGCTTGTGGCGCTAGTTGTTTTGTTGGTCCACTTGTCACTGACTGAAGTAATCCGATGGAGTGTGAGAGACATGATGAGTTTGCGATAACACACACCATATCCGGGTATATATTCGATCCCGGTGTTCTGCTCTTCTGAATCTCTAAGGCATCTGTACCCCTTTTGTTCACTAGTTGATTGATAATCTTGTATTGTCTAGTGCAGGTATAGCAGCATGGTTTTCTATTCTCAATTGTCAGCCTTCCGAGATCTAAAAAGTAGCTCTGGGcctatcatccgagcagatgcgTCTTCAAGATGATCACTGTCGATTCTTATTTCTCGAAGGGTTTTCCTTTCTGGAAAAGTGGTTTGCAAGGTAAAGACCTGTGATCGACCTTACTATCATTGCTACAGTACAGTAAATTAGTCATCATGATTTCTAGGCTAGCATGTGGGAAACCTATTGGGGTTGTTCATCAAGAAGATGGATCAGATAAAGAAAAACATAACTGGATGATTAATCTTTATGTTGTAAAAGATAGGATATATTCAGTGGTTCGATCAGTAAGTAGGCAGCTATGCATCTTCCATTTGATTGCCATTGAACTTAGCAAAACATACCCATGAACCGTTGTAGCATACAAGACTAAAATACATGTAAATTTGCAAGCACTTAATGAAAAGGCAGAGTGCAGTCTCGTGAATTTAGACCTCAATACTTGGCCCTAGTTAGGGTGCTGAATTGATGTATGTTGCATAGCTTCATTATGCTACATTTATTCAAAATGTAATAGGAACTTGGTAGTGATATTTGTTACTATTTCCTAGTTTATAATTAGAGCCTTGCCTCATTTTAAAAGCATGCTAAGATACCTTGTGCATTCATTTTCAGCCTTCAATCTTCGCAGTGCCCCGAAACAGCTCACCTGGtgtttttggtgaatctcccgcgcTGAGTTTATCTTACCTATGGCAGCCATACTAGAATCTTTGCTTGGATCATGTGCCACAAAGTTGCAAAATATCATTAGTACTGAGGCCATACTAATCCTAGGGGTGGAAAAAGAGCTTGCAGAAGTGTTGCGTCAAGTGGAAATCATACGGTGTTGCATATATGATGCTGAGAAAAGGAGGACAAAAGAGCTAGTAGTAAAAAATTGGCTTGGTCAACTGAGAGATGCTATCTATGATGTTGATGAAATCTTGGACGTGGCTAGATGTAAAGGAAGTAAGCTAGTGCCtgaccatctttcatcatcatcaagcaaaTCAACCGCATTTAAAGGCCTTTCAGTTTCCTCTTTCTTTTGTAACATCGGGTCACGTCGTGATGTTGCTGTTCGGATTAGAAGCCTCAACAAAAAGATAGAGAAAATCTTAAAGGACACAATATTTTTAACATTCAACGGTAGTACACAACCTATTGAAAATGGCCGAAAATCCAAACTAATAAGAAGTTCCAACCTTGTTGAACCCAACCTAGTGGGAAAGGAGATCACACATTCTTGCAGGAAGTTGGTGGACTTAGTGCTTGAACGTAAGGAAAATAAGTCTTACAAGCTCGCTATTGTTGGAACCGGAGGAGTTGGTAAGACAACACTAGCTCAGAAAATATACAATgaccaaaaaataaaaggaaGCTTCGAGCTACAGGCATGGATTTGTGTTTCACAAGACTACAATGAAGTAACTCTTCTGAAAGAGGTTCTACGAAATATTGGTGTGTATCATGAGCAAGGTGAAAGCATAGCAGAGCTGCAGAGAAAACTTGCAGAAAAAATTGAAGGAAAGAGTTTCTTTCTGGTTTTAGATGATGTGTGGCGTTCCAATGTATGGTCCGATTTATTAAGACCTCCATTACACGCAGCAGCGGCAGGCGTAATATTAGTAACCACACGAGATGATCAAATTGCAATGAGAATAGGCACACAACATACCCATAAAGTTGATCTCATGTCAGAAGAGGTGGGATGGGAGCTACTTTGGAAGAGCATGAACATTGACGAAGAGAAAGAGGTGCAAACTTTAAGGAACACAGGGATTAAGATTGTTCATAAATGTGGTCGCCTCCCTCTCGCAATAAAGGTTACCGCTGGTGCTTTGGCAAGCAGAGATCTAACGGAGAATGAGTGGAAAAAGTTTTTGGGCAAATATGCAGGCTCCCAGAGCATGCTCTCTGATGAAATAGAAGGAGCTCTGTATTTAAGCTATGATGAGTTACCGCATCGTTTGAAGCAGTGTTTCCTTTATTGTGCTCTGTATACTGAAGATTCTATCATTCACCGTGGTGTAATTACCAAGCTATGGATCGCCGAAGGCTTCGTGGAGGAGCAACAAGGCCAACTACTAGAAGAAATTGCAGAAGAGTACTACTATGAGCTAATCCATCGGAATCTTCTCCATCCAGACAACACATTTTTTGAGCTGACTGAATGCAAAATGCATGACATCTTAAGACAGCTTGCATTAAATCTATCAAGAGAAGAATGTTTCATTGGAGATGTTGAAACATTAAGGGGTGAAAATATATCTAAACTGCGGCGTGTTACTGCTGTCACAGAGAAGGATAAATTAGTATTTCCTACCATGGATAAGGTTGAAGTTAAGGTGAGGACTTTCATAACTGTTCCTGGTCCACGGAGAATTGAGGATACATTGTTCAAGAGATTTCTTCTTCTTCGTGTTTTGGTATTGAATTACTCACTTGTACAAAGCATACCACATTACATAGGAAAACTGATACATCTACGACTACTGAATCTAGATTATACTGGCATATCGTATATTCCGGAATCCATTGGCTCCCTAAAAAATCTTCAAGTATTGAACTTAAAAGGTTGTCATGCTTTGCATAGTCTTCCTTCAGCGGTGACCCAGTTGTGCAGTTTAAGATCTCTTAATCTTATTAGTACAGAAATAAATCAGGTTCCAAAAGGGATAGGAAAACTGAAGTTCCTCACTGAATTACATGGATTTCCTGTTGGTGATGGACGTGATAATGGTAATTCCCTTCATGGATGGAAGTTGGACGAGTTGTCTTCCTTGCCACAAATAAGATTTCTCCGTCTGGCTAAATTAGAAAGAGCGGCTCATAATAGTACAAATGCAGTACTGAAAGACAAAAATCATCTAAAAGAACTAGTACTATCGTGGACTGAGCATGGAGAGGGATCATATTCAGAAGAAGATGTTAGCAATACTGAGGATGTCATTGAGCAGCTAATTCCTCCGAGCAATCTGGAAAACCTAGCTATTAATCGATTCTTTGGTCGGCGGTATCCCACCTGGTTTGGCACCACCTCTTTGTCTTCATTAATACACTTGCACCTGAAAGATTTCAAATTATGTGTGGATCTTCCGCCAATTGGGCAGCTACCCAACTTGAAATTTCTGAAAATTGAGAGAGTGTATGCTGTTACCAAGGTTGGACCTGAATTTGTGGGCTGCAGAAAGGGTGATCCCGTATGCAATGAGTTGGTTGCTTTCCCTAAACTTGAATGGTTGGTCATCAAGGATATGCCAAACTGGGAGGAGTGGTCCTTTTTTGATAATGAAGAAGCAGTTGCTGCTGCTGATGGAGGGGGAGGGGATGTACCTGTTGAGATCCTAGAAGAGGATGCCCAATCTGCAAGACTGCAAATGTTGCCTCGTCTGGTGGTGTTGGGACTCTACAATTGCCCGAAGCTGAGAGCTCTACCGCGACAGCTTGGGGAGGATACCACCAgcttgaagaagctcaaattaatTGGGACAAGTAACTTGAAGGACGTGGAGAATTTCCCACTGCTCTCCGAGCTCATTATTAAGAACTGTGAATGCCTTGAGAGGATCTCCAACCTCCCTCAAGTGTCAGAACTGCGTGTACATGGTTGTCTAAACTTGAGCTATATAGAAGGGTTGGGAAGTTTGCGGCAACTATGGCTGGGTGGGGATATGCAAGAGATCTCTTCTCGCTTGGTGCCTGGGCTTCAAAAGCAGCACCAGCGACTTCATGGCGAAGACCTGGATGTCTACACGCTGTCTACCAGTTAGATGCATGGAAACAGAAGCACAAGGTAAGAAGACTGCATATTTGATTCTCTTAACCGTAATCCATATTCTCACATGCATAAAATTGCAATGTTTATCCAGTTGTATGCCATTATATATGCTTATCTAACATAGAATGCTTAGACCTACTGTGCTTATAAATATTCCAAAATAACTCCAGTAGATTTCCATGGCAGGAGATTTCAGGCGTACTCAATACCAAGTGATCTATATTGCTCTAACTTGCTAGCATTGGAAACCCGTATTGTCACCTCTTGTCATAATTGCCCTTTCAAGTTTATAATATCTGCATCATCTAGATCTATTTGCTGGACACGTGCGCTTCCATAAACAGATATTAGTTTATTGAAGCCTTGATCTACTATTGAGACAAACAATGCATTTCATATAATATACTACTTGGTCTTATGTGCTCGTCAATAACTGTTGCTTAATTACTATGGATTgtcttcatttttatttttttgtttcttaaTTAATATTTTATGTCGAATTAATGGTGGCAACTTAGGACTGATGGCGCAGTTTAGTTGGACGGATGAAGCGCGCATTAGGAAGCCTATCAATGCTAAAGATGTGCATGTCCTTGATGTGTAGTCAGCTGGTGAAGGAAGTGTCCTGTTTTTCTTTTGGGCAGGTGCCCTGGATCTGAAGACGTGCAAGCCTATGAACGCTAGGTTCTGAATTTGATGGGTCCGGAGGCCTTTGCTGTACTGAACTGAACCTGGGGCTGGAGTGGAGGCCTTTACAAACAGGAGCATAACTTCATGTCACTGTCTCCAGCTTTGTAAGGGATTCTTTTTAGTAATTGACTGGTCATATTTGCGCACCTAGGATGATTTGGGGATTCATTTCTCCACTAGCATTTTGTATTTTTGGTCTGTAAACATGTGTTCCACTGTTCCTGTAAAACATGTTTGACTGGAAATCATACCCGACCATATATAAAAACCGGTTGTTGCAGGAAGATGGTGCACCTGCAGAAAGAATAAGTTGACAAATGTGTGCAGTGTGCTGAAGGTAAAACCCCAGTAGAGAAGCGTGAACTAGAGTTGTGCCAGGGCCCTGGAACTTGGCAAAATGCAGCAATATCAGAGGCTTTTAAGTACGTTTTCAAGCAGCTATCTCGGGGATAATCCTGAACTATGAAGGgcagtctctgttttttgcaatgTTGCTGTAGATGAATGTGGAATTAGTGCAATGGTACACCGTGCAATacaatactactacctccatcctaaaatAAGTGTCTCCATTTCGTCTAGATACGATGTATTTGTTATAGTTTTGAGACACTCATTTTAGGACAGAGGGAGCAATACACGATGCATCTAAAACTCGAGCAGGGTTCTTCCCTGTTGTGTGTTGCCTTCCATAGTGTAATAAGATGGATGTTTGGTGGCGGATCTGGTGCCTGAGGGTGCTTTCCATCACCTTTTTCTTCACTGATGTGGCAGCAGACGGAGGACGGTGGATTGATCAACCTATGGCTCCTTCAGACGACCTAGGAGTAATAGAGCTGTTCTTGAAGGTCTTCATCTCATCTGCACAGCGATAATCTGGGCTGCCGGAGTTGAAATACCAGATGCCGAATCCCTTCACCTTCATTTTTAACCCCCattgggcaaagcttttgccctcgttcaaaaaaaaaaaatttaacccCCATTGGGAGGCCCTATTCCCTTGTTGAGCTTTGCCAATGTGGGCATGGATGGCAGCGGTGGCTTGAGCTCAGTCTCCTTTGAGGTCAGGAATGTGCACCCTTTGTTTGTGTCTTCTCGCTGTTGTATTTGCTTGTTTCCTGAGGGCTCAAATCTTGCACTCTATACGGTTGGCTTAAGATGGATGAATGTAcatctttgcaaaaaaaaaaaaggaaagggtAGAAAAGTGCACTTCAAAACTAGAATCAGATAAATAGCTTCTGAGGCAATATCCTCAACACACCCGATGCCTTTTCCTCTCAGCTGAAGCCTATGATAAACATCTTTGGAAACTAACACGGACCCCCAAAACAGACGACAAATGTAACCTGGCAACAGATAAGAAGTGGCCGGATGGATGGTGAACTACCTTACTAAACTATACACAAACGACTAGCATCCTGCATTCCCACCATGAAGGCCAGCGGAAGATAACCACGACTATTCTTTGGTGCCTGATGTAACCTAGCCTGCCTAAGGAGCTGCTAATTTGACCACACATGGACAAGGCCTTGTTGGTTGCCGGTGTAGATCTCTTCGCGCTCTTCATCGTAGTACAGGGATGTGATGTCTGAAAGGGCCTCTGACGGCGTGCACTGGAAGTTTGATGACTTCTTTTGTTTGCAGAGGTTCCCGGCCTTTATCTTGGCCACACATTTTCCGGTCAATATCTCGCTGATGTTTATCGAACAAGCTGCATACGAACCAAAGTAAAAATTAGAAGGATTATGCGGGGATAAATAGTGGCATCATCCTCATGTATGTACTTCAGCAAGTAAAAGGAGTGTTTTTGCGTAAATTTAAAGGTGATTGCAATTAGCACAAATGTAACTTGACATACTTTCTCATGCATGTTTCCTGTAATTAAATTACTCAAATTCAGTGATCACTAGCTaccccttgaaataaacaacagaGCAGTCCTATTCTACCATTTGTACTAGtcaaaacaaagagaagaaaCTTAACTGACACACACTTTGAGCAGTACTGAGAATTGCATGCATCAATCATCAAAATGACCTAAAGTGTGGGAGCAGTGCCTCCAATCGAAGAGAAAATTGATAGCACCACAAACTAAATCTAACATGGCTAGAAGCAATGTAATAATGGATAAAAGGTAGCAGGATTGACAGAGAGGATCAACAATCATAATAAGTCAATTAGTTAAATGCATCAAGCAGACTACAACTTCGTTACCAATTAAACACGTAAGTTGTACATGTTGAAGCATGAGTTTAAATGTTACCATTGTCCTGTGAAGATGGATCATCCGGGTCAGCTTTGCAATAAGATATAATAAGGTCTTGGTTGCTAGTTATGTAAATACTGTTTGTATTGCAATCGGGATGCCACAACAAATGGTCCTCAAAGGATGTCACCAGTTCACCACGGAAATTCCAAACAGATACTGACCGATTGCGGAATGTCAGGAACAGCTGCATCTCGTATAGAAAAATAAAAGCTGACGGAGTCACAAACTCACTGCTGCTCACTTCTGTTGTCTTAAAATTTCTTACCTGCAGTAGTGTAAAGAAGTCCATTACAAACAAGAAGCAGAAAATTAGATTGCATTTATTTCGCGCCATCTTCTATATTAAAGGCAAAATGCTTACATCAAGAATTTGAAGGTTCTCTCCGTCCTGTTTCACTAGAAGTTTTTCATTGAATTGCTCGATGAAATCAACCTTCTTATTGCGGTGAAGAAGATGTCTGAATGACTTCAACCGCTTCCCATCCTCAATAGAAAGAATCTCAAGAGGAATATATCCCCTTTTTCTAGAGTAGATCAATAGCATTATACCAGGGCTGTGAGAAGGCAATAAAAAGCAATAAGAGATCATTAATTACGTGAGCTAAAACTCCTCTTGAATGGACATTGTGCACAAGAAACAAAATTCAATCAATCCAGCCATATCCTCTTTGAAGAAAACAATAAACTATTCACATCTTCAAAGTGGCAAAGAATAAATCTGTGTCCAACAAACTTGTAATaatgttccagctctctccaaacTACATTACACAATATTATTAAAACAGTGTATTTTTCGGCCAATGGTTTACCGTAACATTTCCGCTATTCATCACTTCTTAGGAGAGCATGGAGGTACTTTCTGAAGTGCGTTTCGTAAATATAATGAACTTATTCCCAAATTTTCACCATTAGATTCTCCATTTAACAAAGATAAGGTGCATAATGATGTTCCTTAAATCATTACATTGTTAATACTTAATACGACCGCAAGGACAGTCTGGCAGCATGACTTTTTTAGGGAAGATAGGAGACTGGAGAAAAGAATGACATGTTAATTCTTGTTTCCTGGTAAGAGAAAATGGTGGCATGGCTTATATAGTCCAGTCCCACAAAATGGATAGCTAATAGATGTATGGATGCAAATATGAATAACAGCCAAATCAAACTTAAATTAGAAGACAATGTACTAGTCGTGAATCTGAGTTACCCACTAGACCCTGCATGATACAGTTCTACTTGGCATAGTTAACGTGAACGGTAGCCCTTGTTGCTGTAGAGAACAGTGCACAGAAATGCTATGTGGTATGCCGAACCTGCCCCGTAGTAACACACTATTTTTCCTTCAAAACAAAATCCGTTGAATTGCTTGCCGAAACATGAAAAACCTCTAGAAAATGCACAAACGCACACTTATATTTTTGTTCAATCCTCAGTTATCACGTAGTGATACTAAAAAAGGTTAGCTTACCTGCTTTCAGCATACTTTACTTAATTAGTTGCTAACAATTATCCGCTCTAGAACATATCAGATGAATGGCTGAAGGAGAAACGGTGAAATACAGAATTGATGTCAAAATGATCTCGGTAGTAATATAGAATTCTGGCCATTCTACCATGTAGTTACAACATGAAATAAGCTGTGTTTGTCATCGCGTTGAATTATGATAATCATGTATGTCATCATGTTAAATTGTGATAATCATGTTTTCCTAACCAGCCTTTTCCTATTTGTTGTTTGACTAATaaaattttgtctatctcaacacCTACTTTGCACTTCTAATCACGAGAGAAAAAAGATGTCAAACAAAAATATTATGTCAGTATTGCACGAGAACAGAAAAGTGACACAGAAACAAAAACCAGGATTGTTGTACGATGCCAATGTAATTTAGGAAAACAAATCAAGAGATATTCCCTTACCTGATTTTTATCTCTTGAACATCTTTATCAGATATCGTGTACAGCAGTGTGTAGTTCTTCAAATCAAACACCTTATAAGTACTGCTAGAAATAAGAACATAGTGTCATAACTCGTACAAAGTAATTTTTCTTTCTCACAGAAATGTAGCGAGTTTGTTACCTGTCTTGTGCAGAGTAAGTCAACACCTTTCCGTTCACATCATCAAACTCCACGAAACCTGGCCACTTCAACGATTCTGTCTCAAAAAGAGGGTAACCACCATCTGGCTTTCCACGGCGTATATACCTTAAGAGTAAAATATTATGTAAATATACTATCACAAAAGTAGAAGCCTAGTACTGTAAAAGGAACACAGAAAGTCAAACTCACTCAATTCGAGTTGTCCTGCATCTTAAGGCACTGAAATTTTCAGAGCCATAAACTGATACAGTTATAAGCGAGTCATTATTCTTGTTATAAAACAAACTGCGGATGACTTCATCTGGACTTCCATTTAGAAAGCAAATCCGCTGGTTCGTCACTGGAAACAAAGGAACTATTATGATGGTTGTTCAAACAAGAACCAGTCATTATCATACATTCAAAACATGTGTACCTCTACTGAACGCAGCACAGACTCCCAACTGTGATAAAGCAAATATAATATCACGGGCTCCAACTATCTCGATAATTTCAGACCGCTTACTCAAGAAAGGTAGGAGTGACCTATTCTCCTTCGGATCATAGGTATCAAACTCTtcctaaaaaaatatgaaaaaacttATGTTATTAAGAATGCCACATAGATACATTATGCATATGTCACTAGCAGATCGAGAGGAAAAAAAAACACAGGAATCTAAGCGGAAGGGAAAGGGCAGTCTTAACAAGGAATAGTATTCACAAAAATCAAGCAACTCAAGAGTCGTTGTTGAGCATTACGTGCTAAGAACTGGGTGAGTGAATGATAGCAAACATAATTGGCCAAGACTGGATCCCTAAACAGAGTAGGTGAATGGACTAACTGAATCAACCACTGAAATGTAGCTTCTAAAATCTACTTCGTAACTTCAGGTTCTCAGAGTCAGAGCTGACTGAGATATCATAATTTTCCAAGGCTGGCAATCAAAATATGAAAGGGCctatttgtttcatccaattataAGTTGCCCCCTCGAGATATTTCAGAGATCAAACAAACCAAATTGTCCTGGAAATGACCATCCAGACCATCAACAATCGGAATACAGCATAAAGAACAAATCTTTTCTCATCTTATTATCATCCAATTACAGTGCTACTGATGCAAATCCGCGATGCACTATTAAGAACCCTGTTACCTAACAAAAGTGAAGCTAGCGCACAAATAATAATAAAGAATTCTAAAAAGAAGTATTTTTTTATCAAAACTTTCCTTCTCGCACGGCACTCTATATAATAGTACCTCACATCACCTGGGCTCTCTGGATccgattcttcccacaatttcagATCTTTAAAAAATTATTATTCACTCCTTAAACCCTACTACACCATCACGAACCGGGAAGAACCGATGCCAAACCAGTGCCAATGACACTCACAATTGACAACTAGACAGTTGGGAGGAGGGGCGCGTGGCGGACCTGGAGCTGGATATTGCGGAACCGCTCCCGCGTGCTTCTCGCGGCGAAGTTGCGCGCGGGAAACGCCGCAACCTCCCGCCGCTGCAGCTTCCGCGCGCTGTTGGAGGACACATCCGCCGGCCTCGGCCGCTTCTTGGCCGTCACCCTACGCCCGCAGGACGGCCGAGGCCTCGCGTCCATCTCGCGCCGCCCCCGTCCTCCACGCCCCTATCTCGCCGCCGACGAGATGTTGCGTCACGCCGAAGCGCCGATGGGCATCTCGCCGGAGCTTTGGCTCCGTAGAGGGGGTTAGGGTTGAGGCCCGAGGTGGAGCCCGGTACCACTATATGGGTGTTCTGGAATAGAAGGTAGTGCGAGGGCTTTTCTGAAAAAACACCTGTAACTGCCCCCACTCTTTGGCCCATCTGGCGGCGTAAAACGCACGTATACCCGCTGTGGATTGTACACggctgtaagggcatctccaaccgcgcgacccaaacggacgtcccTTTCGGGTCGTTTGGGTCGTCGCGCGGACACGCGGATGTCACCCGGACACCCACACACGTCCGGCTACATTTTTAATCCCCAACGCACATACGACCCAAACTGAAAAGTAGACCAAACGAGGCAGAGGCCGGACAACGGCGTGggcgcggcgcgcgcggccggcgCACGGCGCGTGGCGTGGCGCGgccggcgacggcgtgggcgTGGCACGGCTAGGCGAGGCCGGCGAGGGCAGGGCGTGCGTGGCGAGCCCGGCGACGGCGCGACCATGGCGAGGCGAGCCCCGCGCGGCCGGGACCTCCGCCATCCGCTCCCTCCTCGCCACGGCGCGCCGCCCGTTCTCCGCGGGCGCGGCCCCGTTCCTCGCCGCCGACCTCCCCTGTCACGGCCGCTCCCACGGCAGCCGGGCGGCCtctcggcgcggcccggcccctgcGGAGGCGGCCCGAggtgcggcgcggcccggcccctgcgcggcgagctccgcccacGCCCGTCCGTCGCCCAAGCTCGACGCGGGCACGGCCCCGTCCGCCGGCTGCGGGCGCTGCCGCTGCTCCTTGTTGAGGTCGTTGACGAAGAAGTAGTCTAGGCGCAGCTGATCCCCCTTGTTGTCGGCGCTCGATTCGTGCCGATTCGTGCGTGCATGTCCGGCCGCCGCTCGCCTACGCGCGCGGCCGCTAGGCTGCTAGAGCTTGGTGCTTTGTCGCGAGCGGGGACGTTGTCCGGTACAGCTCGGCCACGGCACAGCTCAACAACGGCGGCGTGGAGGCGCGGGGCGGTGTGGCTCGCGACGCGCCCGGCGTGCGGGTGCTCgcgcggccggcgccggcgtgcGGCCACGGCACGGCTCAAC contains:
- the LOC124662425 gene encoding putative disease resistance protein RGA3, which encodes MAAILESLLGSCATKLQNIISTEAILILGVEKELAEVLRQVEIIRCCIYDAEKRRTKELVVKNWLGQLRDAIYDVDEILDVARCKGSKLVPDHLSSSSSKSTAFKGLSVSSFFCNIGSRRDVAVRIRSLNKKIEKILKDTIFLTFNGSTQPIENGRKSKLIRSSNLVEPNLVGKEITHSCRKLVDLVLERKENKSYKLAIVGTGGVGKTTLAQKIYNDQKIKGSFELQAWICVSQDYNEVTLLKEVLRNIGVYHEQGESIAELQRKLAEKIEGKSFFLVLDDVWRSNVWSDLLRPPLHAAAAGVILVTTRDDQIAMRIGTQHTHKVDLMSEEVGWELLWKSMNIDEEKEVQTLRNTGIKIVHKCGRLPLAIKVTAGALASRDLTENEWKKFLGKYAGSQSMLSDEIEGALYLSYDELPHRLKQCFLYCALYTEDSIIHRGVITKLWIAEGFVEEQQGQLLEEIAEEYYYELIHRNLLHPDNTFFELTECKMHDILRQLALNLSREECFIGDVETLRGENISKLRRVTAVTEKDKLVFPTMDKVEVKVRTFITVPGPRRIEDTLFKRFLLLRVLVLNYSLVQSIPHYIGKLIHLRLLNLDYTGISYIPESIGSLKNLQVLNLKGCHALHSLPSAVTQLCSLRSLNLISTEINQVPKGIGKLKFLTELHGFPVGDGRDNGNSLHGWKLDELSSLPQIRFLRLAKLERAAHNSTNAVLKDKNHLKELVLSWTEHGEGSYSEEDVSNTEDVIEQLIPPSNLENLAINRFFGRRYPTWFGTTSLSSLIHLHLKDFKLCVDLPPIGQLPNLKFLKIERVYAVTKVGPEFVGCRKGDPVCNELVAFPKLEWLVIKDMPNWEEWSFFDNEEAVAAADGGGGDVPVEILEEDAQSARLQMLPRLVVLGLYNCPKLRALPRQLGEDTTSLKKLKLIGTSNLKDVENFPLLSELIIKNCECLERISNLPQVSELRVHGCLNLSYIEGLGSLRQLWLGGDMQEISSRLVPGLQKQHQRLHGEDLDVYTLSTS
- the LOC124667001 gene encoding uncharacterized protein LOC124667001 yields the protein MDARPRPSCGRRVTAKKRPRPADVSSNSARKLQRREVAAFPARNFAARSTRERFRNIQLQEEFDTYDPKENRSLLPFLSKRSEIIEIVGARDIIFALSQLGVCAAFSRVTNQRICFLNGSPDEVIRSLFYNKNNDSLITVSVYGSENFSALRCRTTRIEYIRRGKPDGGYPLFETESLKWPGFVEFDDVNGKVLTYSAQDSTYKVFDLKNYTLLYTISDKDVQEIKISPGIMLLIYSRKRGYIPLEILSIEDGKRLKSFRHLLHRNKKVDFIEQFNEKLLVKQDGENLQILDVRNFKTTEVSSSEFVTPSAFIFLYEMQLFLTFRNRSVSVWNFRGELVTSFEDHLLWHPDCNTNSIYITSNQDLIISYCKADPDDPSSQDNACSINISEILTGKCVAKIKAGNLCKQKKSSNFQCTPSEALSDITSLYYDEEREEIYTGNQQGLVHVWSN